In the genome of Populus trichocarpa isolate Nisqually-1 chromosome 10, P.trichocarpa_v4.1, whole genome shotgun sequence, the window CATCAGCTCAACACAAGATTCCCGCCTTGTTAACCTGTCCACCAGCACCAAAGAAACCACCAAGAAGTCCAGATTCATGCAAGAGGAAACTGTCAAATCTGCACTTTTTTGAGGTTATGAACCGTGAAGAGGTGGACTTGTTTTTTAGGTCAAGCAAGAAGGTTGGTTTCGCCTCTGGGGTGGTCGCCTAAACCATTGATTCTTGCTGCTATAAACGTGACGTGATGATACATATATGTcccacttttcttttctttaatcttgTCTCTCCTTCGGTTTTTATCTTTGGTGTCCTAGAACTGGCATGGATGCGTTATGAATCTATGATTGTACGTAATTACACGTTCATGTTCCACGTCTTGTGATGGGTCTGAGATTTTTAATGGATTGTTgatctaaataataaatatttggtaCTATATTTTTGAGTGATCTTACAACATTTTTGGAGTtttgataatcaaaataaagtgttatgaagatattatatatataaatcacgagtgatttaaaaattttattctgtgttttttagggttaaatGGAGTATAATAGGAAAACAACGGAAAACAAGATTAACCAATTTTTTAGaaagtcaataaaatttttaaacttaatttttcttaatcataggtggtattttataatattaatattgtattaCAGATAAAATACTcctttaaaagtttaaaagagtgtgtgcttatatatatatatatataattaataagtaACTATAAGTGAAAATTATAGtatgcttttttatattaaaaaagtatatgtttataaaatttaattgagatattaaaagtaaaaaaatcaaaactctgACATTAATGCTTAATGCTATCAATCCCTTCAGTTAATCAATCTACTTGTAAATTCTAGATAACCATGCAACGTGCATAGCATAGTAATACTTTGTTGATAAATTATagcttaattaataataatatctctttttttaaaagaaatttcgAATTTCGAatctctttttaatatatatatattccttagCAGCACCACCAAGTTCACTCTTAAATCCTTAACCACGgttttgtgttttgtattttttttttaaaaatatatttagcgTGCGTTTGTCATGGGAAAGATGGCttttaggttaaaaataaaaagttttattagACACATGATGGCCCTCTATCTTGGAGCTTAGTTGATACATGGATAGCTGGCTAGCatgattcttttatattttcctcGTTAATTGATAATTCAGTTGAAGTTCTTTGTATTATTATTGCATAGCTCAAAGTAGAAGACCATAGAAGGCATTTGGAAATTCatctatgaaaagaaaaaaaacaaattaaaaaaaaacagggtgAATCAAGggcaaaaaattataattcaactaCATGATCTTAAAGCCAAGTAGTTTGCATCCTAACAAATAGTTTGATTTGGATCTCAGTGGGATTTCCCATTATTTTTATCAACGAAATTTTCAACCACCACAGTTCCCATAAAAGCTCAGTGGGAGTTCCCATAAAAGGGATGCTAACTATAGGAACAAGCTTTTAAGATCATCATGGTTTAGCAAGGAGGGTGAAAGGAGAAGGTTATAAATGTATGCAAACAAGTAATAACCACCACTCTTGATATAGACGGCGAAACTTGATGCCTTACAATGGCAGGTAAAGTATAAATCCACTCTGCAAAAGCTTTAGACAATATGACTACACTACAAAAGGATTTATTCTGACCAAAATTTCACCAAGGCAGCTAGGAATGATTTAAAAATGGCCAAAAGCGGGTTGGTTTCTGGTTCTGGTCGATTCTTAGATGCCCCTCCTCCCCACGATTCCCTGCACATGGAAACAAGGAAAAAGACTAATCAGTTTACCAACATCTAGAAATACTCTTGTTCAAGAATACAAGAATTAGAGAGAAAGGAAAATCAAAGCAATGAGTTTAGAGAGATGGTCGCTACTTGTACTTACAGATTAATTCTGTTTAATGTTGGACTGCTTTGTTTCTGCGAGtcctgactatgttgaaaggaAGCTTCATCTTTCATCTCAACCTCCTTGGCTATTGACTGACTACCAACAGTTGAAGATTTTGCTTGGATGCCATTTTGAGCGTCAAtaacctgaaaaaataaagcCAGCAGTATGCTTAAATTCTCTCCCAAGTTTTCAAATGGAAAAATGATTTTGCTTATAGTTGCTACACTGTCTGTTTACCATGCACTTATCCAAGTACAGATTTGTTCTAGACCCCAACAAGTGATATCATCATGCATATTAAGCGAATTGacttttacatgaaaataaatatatctctgCTTCTTGTGTTAAACCAAAaactttgaataaaattaatgcaCCAGAACACAAGAAATAATAGAAAGTAGTTAAAGAATTCTAAATTGCAAATGCCTTTTTAGCAGCCAACCACGCCATGCAAGTTGCAAGAATCTTGAGAAAGAAAACCAAGGAAAAGTAaagaaagatatataaaatcaaagatgGGAGACTAaagaatttatgatttttgcaGCGCGCACCTCCAAAAGAAAGTTCCCACATAATTATACATAGTATTTAAGAAAACTCACCTTAGTTTCAGCAATTGCCTTCTCATCATGTGATGACTTCACCTTCACATCTATGTCTGCCTCAGCATCCTGCACAATGCCTTCGTCGGTGACAGATGCGTTTGAGCTTCCCATTGCCAAAACTACAAGGTTTTCCACTGCTTTCTCACATGCCAAATCAGAGCTTCGTTCCAACAATGGAACTGCTGGCTTTTCCACTTCTTTGTCATCTACCAAACTGCTACCATGCAAGGAAACTTCATTGTCATCTACCAAACTGCTATTATGCAAGGAACTCATTCCGTCTGGCAAAGAAATGCCATTTTCTGGGTCCTGTTCTGGCTCCAAGAGCACCTTTTCAACATCTTTCTCTTCTAAAATCCCATTTACCTCCCTTACATTACTGGAATTTCCATTCAAGTTTCCAGCTGATTTATTTTCTGGGTCCTGTTCCGGCTCCAAGAGCACCTTTTCAACATCTTTCTCTTCTAAAATCCCATTTACCTCCCTTACATTACTGGAATTTCCATTCGAGTTTCCAGCTGATTTGGTAGCAGGTGGCAATGGGAATGTCTCTACCATTACATCAGCCATTTGAGTTACTTTAGCCCTAGATGCTGCCACTT includes:
- the LOC112328771 gene encoding uncharacterized protein LOC112328771 isoform X2; translated protein: MHAIKGGWVGQTFALAKSIDSGGKKSRIRRSKEERKGMVESFIKKYQSLNNGNFPSLNLTHKEVGGSFYTVREIVREIIQENRVLGPGKLPLEEQYNDLFVEQYPLGTISTEPQTSLSISPNGSPEHDQHESSGEALDLISEQHAEPEQQGFNNGKIINGSHVIVKNEEADKPKVVEVQVTEPLETEKRMEEVAASRAKVTQMADVMVETFPLPPATKSAGNSNGNSSNVREVNGILEEKDVEKVLLEPEQDPENGISLPDGMSSLHNSSLVDDNEVSLHGSSLVDDKEVEKPAVPLLERSSDLACEKAVENLVVLAMGSSNASVTDEGIVQDAEADIDVKVKSSHDEKAIAETKVIDAQNGIQAKSSTVGSQSIAKEVEMKDEASFQHSQDSQKQSSPTLNRINLESWGGGASKNRPEPETNPLLAIFKSFLAALVKFWSE
- the LOC112328771 gene encoding uncharacterized protein LOC112328771 isoform X1, which codes for MHAIKGGWVGQTFALAKSIDSGGKKSRIRRSKEERKGMVESFIKKYQSLNNGNFPSLNLTHKEVGGSFYTVREIVREIIQENRVLGPGKLPLEEQYNDLFVEQYPLGTISTEPQTSLSISPNGSPEHDQHESSGEALDLISEQHAEPEQQGFNNGKIINGSHVIVKNEEADKPKVVEVQVTEPLETEKRMEEVAASRAKVTQMADVMVETFPLPPATKSAGNSNGNSSNVREVNGILEEKDVEKVLLEPEQDPENKSAGNLNGNSSNVREVNGILEEKDVEKVLLEPEQDPENGISLPDGMSSLHNSSLVDDNEVSLHGSSLVDDKEVEKPAVPLLERSSDLACEKAVENLVVLAMGSSNASVTDEGIVQDAEADIDVKVKSSHDEKAIAETKVIDAQNGIQAKSSTVGSQSIAKEVEMKDEASFQHSQDSQKQSSPTLNRINLESWGGGASKNRPEPETNPLLAIFKSFLAALVKFWSE
- the LOC112328771 gene encoding uncharacterized protein LOC112328771 isoform X3, producing MHAIKGGWVGQTFALAKSIDSGGKKSRIRRSKEERKGMVESFIKKYQSLNNGNFPSLNLTHKEVGGSFYTVREIVREIIQENRVLGPGKLPLEEQYNDLFVEQYPLGTISTEPQTSLSISPNGSPEHDQHESSGEALDLISEQHAEPEQQGFNNGKIINGSHVIVKNEEADKPKVVEVQVTEPLETEKRMEEVAASRAKVTQMADVMVETFPLPPATKSAGNSNGNSSNVREVNGILEEKDVEKVLLEPEQDPENGISLPDGMSSLHNSSLVDDNEVSLHGSSLVDDKEVEKPAVPLLERSSDLACEKAVENLVVLAMGSSNASVTDEGIVQDAEADIDVKVKSSHDEKAIAETKVIDAQNGIQAKSSTVGSQSIAKEVEMKDEASFQHSQDSQKQSSPTLNRINLESWGGGASKNRPEPETNPLLAIFKSFLAALVKFWSE
- the LOC7463475 gene encoding cyclin-dependent protein kinase inhibitor SMR1; its protein translation is MSSDQELFQNLPKLGLKVIKTTRNDDGEDDDCEQYECCTPTSAQHKIPALLTCPPAPKKPPRSPDSCKRKLSNLHFFEVMNREEVDLFFRSSKKVGFASGVVA